A window from Aliamphritea hakodatensis encodes these proteins:
- a CDS encoding hybrid-cluster NAD(P)-dependent oxidoreductase, with protein MTDFNTADFLNPVATQTWSNGRHLVRCSKVIHETHDVCTFTFSMGQPVLFFFKPGQFVTLELEIDGERVMRSYTISSSPSIPYSFSVTVKRVPGGMVSNWLHDNLKSGDQIAVHGPAGQFNCLDFPTDKALLLSGGVGITPVMSMARWWFDTDSEVDMVFAHSARSPADIIYARELDYMSTRVENFKLHLICEKSEIGQAWAGYRGYLNENMLRLIAPDFLEREVFCCGPDPYMKAVRKLLESLGYDMRRYHEESFGATPAEDAKDAEQHADEADQQEVTGEIYQVSFTDSGNSVSVVAGTNLNEAASEAGVNISKACGMGICGACRVQVVSGEYEMAHNGGITEEEEAQGYVLSCCTTVNGDMTIDY; from the coding sequence ATGACTGATTTTAATACTGCTGATTTTCTGAATCCTGTGGCGACCCAGACCTGGAGCAATGGCCGCCATCTGGTGCGCTGTTCCAAGGTGATTCATGAAACCCATGATGTCTGCACCTTTACCTTCAGCATGGGCCAGCCGGTGCTGTTTTTCTTCAAGCCGGGGCAGTTTGTCACCCTGGAACTGGAAATCGACGGCGAACGGGTGATGCGTTCCTACACCATTTCCAGCTCACCTTCGATCCCCTATAGTTTTTCGGTTACCGTGAAACGGGTGCCGGGGGGGATGGTCAGCAACTGGTTGCACGACAACCTTAAGTCCGGCGATCAGATTGCGGTACACGGCCCGGCAGGGCAGTTTAATTGTCTGGATTTTCCAACGGATAAAGCCCTCCTGCTATCCGGTGGGGTGGGCATTACGCCGGTGATGTCGATGGCCCGCTGGTGGTTTGATACCGACTCCGAAGTGGACATGGTGTTTGCCCACAGTGCCCGCAGCCCGGCGGATATCATTTACGCCCGGGAGCTGGACTACATGTCTACCCGGGTTGAAAACTTTAAGCTGCACCTGATCTGTGAAAAATCAGAAATCGGTCAGGCCTGGGCCGGTTACCGGGGCTATCTGAATGAGAATATGCTGCGACTGATCGCCCCGGATTTTCTTGAGCGGGAAGTATTCTGCTGTGGCCCGGACCCCTATATGAAGGCGGTCCGCAAGCTGTTGGAATCTCTGGGTTACGATATGCGCCGGTACCATGAAGAATCTTTCGGCGCGACCCCGGCAGAAGATGCCAAAGACGCTGAGCAACACGCGGATGAAGCGGATCAGCAGGAAGTGACCGGCGAAATCTATCAGGTGAGCTTCACGGATTCCGGTAACAGCGTCAGCGTGGTGGCGGGGACTAACCTGAACGAAGCGGCCAGTGAGGCCGGAGTGAATATCTCCAAGGCCTGCGGTATGGGTATTTGCGGTGCCTGCCGGGTACAGGTGGTCAGCGGTGAGTATGAAATGGCTCATAACGGCGGCATTACCGAAGAGGAGGAAGCACAGGGGTACGTGCTTTCCTGCTGCACCACAGTGAACGGTGATATGACGATTGATTACTGA
- a CDS encoding LysR substrate-binding domain-containing protein yields the protein MQSRRLDLPSLTAIRAFEVAARRQSFKAAADELCVTPAAISRQIKQLEEQLTTVLFVRGHRQVTLTAAGERLFRATNNAFDEITGATREIRGQVADSYLNLHATSSFSRLWMVPRLGRLRQLYPNLHLHLMSVESTPGEADKFDAAVTLGLNELAGYQADFLFAEEIFPVCTPQFLKDNPQADSLQGLQQLPLLDLDPAFWQARWWSPVDWHFWLRHCGVENPKVKAQMYFSHFPMLLDTVLEGLGIGLGWRHLTDELLSSGRLIRPVVESYAAPERKHYFVCRKELEGEPGMQLLRNWLLEETAGLRG from the coding sequence ATGCAATCCCGTCGTCTTGATTTACCCTCGTTAACGGCGATCCGTGCCTTTGAAGTGGCTGCCCGGCGGCAGAGCTTCAAAGCTGCGGCGGATGAGCTGTGTGTGACGCCGGCGGCCATCAGCCGGCAGATTAAACAGCTGGAGGAGCAACTGACCACAGTGCTGTTTGTCCGCGGGCACCGGCAGGTAACGCTTACCGCAGCGGGGGAGCGGCTGTTCCGGGCCACCAATAATGCCTTTGATGAGATTACCGGTGCTACCCGTGAAATCCGTGGCCAGGTGGCCGACAGCTACCTGAACCTGCATGCTACCAGTTCTTTTTCCCGCCTGTGGATGGTGCCCCGGCTGGGCCGCCTGCGGCAGTTGTATCCTAATCTGCATTTACATCTCATGAGTGTGGAATCGACCCCCGGTGAAGCAGATAAGTTTGATGCGGCCGTGACCCTTGGGCTGAATGAGCTGGCGGGGTATCAGGCGGACTTCCTGTTTGCGGAAGAAATTTTTCCGGTGTGTACGCCGCAGTTTTTAAAGGACAACCCTCAGGCCGATTCTCTGCAGGGGCTACAGCAACTGCCGTTACTGGATCTTGATCCGGCATTCTGGCAGGCCCGCTGGTGGTCCCCGGTGGACTGGCATTTCTGGCTCCGCCACTGTGGCGTGGAGAATCCCAAGGTGAAGGCGCAAATGTACTTCAGCCATTTCCCCATGCTGCTGGATACGGTACTGGAAGGGCTGGGTATCGGACTGGGCTGGCGGCACCTGACCGATGAACTGCTGAGTAGTGGTCGGCTGATCCGCCCGGTAGTGGAGAGTTATGCTGCACCGGAACGTAAGCATTATTTTGTTTGCCGTAAGGAGCTGGAGGGTGAGCCGGGTATGCAATTGTTAAGAAACTGGCTGCTGGAAGAAACAGCCGGTTTGCGCGGATGA
- a CDS encoding SDR family NAD(P)-dependent oxidoreductase yields the protein MINLDNKLAIVTGGGRGIGRGISEQLLQAGARVLIAQRQPLDDELNSHPGVAFIQADLLQQEAPYEIAAAAGNLGGADILVNNAGFMFEMALEDMTEADWDRMMTVNMRAPVFLCKALLGQMRAKGGGSIINIGSIEGLGANPLHAAYCASKAGVHGFSRALAVDLGNDGIRCNAIAPGWINSDLSNDYINAQQNPDQARQDLYAMHPVGRTGEPTDIGAMVAFLASDAAGFVTGQTFTVDGGRTAKLPLPF from the coding sequence ATGATTAATCTCGATAACAAACTGGCCATTGTCACCGGCGGTGGCCGGGGCATTGGCCGGGGTATCAGCGAACAGTTACTGCAAGCCGGCGCACGGGTGCTGATTGCCCAGCGCCAGCCGCTGGACGATGAACTGAACAGCCATCCCGGCGTCGCCTTTATTCAGGCCGACCTGCTGCAACAGGAAGCCCCCTATGAGATTGCTGCCGCCGCAGGCAATCTGGGCGGGGCCGACATACTGGTGAATAACGCCGGCTTTATGTTCGAAATGGCGCTGGAGGATATGACCGAAGCCGACTGGGACCGCATGATGACGGTGAACATGCGCGCCCCGGTCTTCCTGTGTAAAGCCCTGCTGGGCCAGATGCGGGCGAAAGGTGGCGGCAGCATCATTAATATCGGCTCCATTGAAGGCCTTGGCGCGAATCCACTCCACGCCGCTTACTGTGCATCCAAAGCAGGTGTTCACGGTTTCAGCCGCGCGCTGGCCGTTGACCTGGGTAATGACGGCATCCGCTGCAACGCCATTGCCCCGGGCTGGATCAACTCAGACCTGAGCAACGACTATATCAACGCTCAGCAAAATCCTGATCAGGCCAGGCAGGACCTGTATGCCATGCACCCCGTTGGCCGTACCGGCGAGCCCACCGATATCGGTGCCATGGTGGCATTTCTCGCCAGTGACGCAGCAGGTTTTGTCACCGGCCAGACCTTCACCGTCGACGGCGGCCGGACCGCCAAGCTGCCATTGCCTTTTTAA
- a CDS encoding SDR family NAD(P)-dependent oxidoreductase codes for MRFENKTVLITGGAGGVGQTLARLFAREGANVMIADLNESACAEVARRIAEETGRNPADISYLAGNLREREYCDGVVEHTVKHFGGLDILLNNAGIIPRGTVEETTDDMWFTAMDVNLNAVFFLCRAAVPHMKQNGGAIVNTSSVWGTYPGPAHVAYCTSKGAVAALTKNLGRDCAPLGIRVNAVCPHEINTPMIRSGFERRGLDPDKAVEELNKTVPLGRIAEPEDIADVIAFLASDEARYIAGETVEVTGAKPVSG; via the coding sequence ATGCGCTTTGAAAATAAAACCGTCCTGATCACCGGCGGTGCCGGCGGTGTTGGCCAGACACTGGCCAGACTCTTTGCCCGTGAAGGCGCAAACGTCATGATTGCAGATCTGAATGAATCAGCCTGTGCTGAGGTCGCCCGCCGTATTGCCGAAGAAACCGGCCGCAACCCTGCAGATATCAGTTATCTGGCCGGTAATCTGCGGGAGCGGGAATACTGTGACGGGGTGGTTGAGCACACAGTGAAACACTTTGGCGGGCTGGACATTCTGCTCAACAACGCCGGCATCATTCCCCGGGGCACCGTTGAGGAAACCACCGATGACATGTGGTTCACCGCCATGGACGTGAATCTCAACGCGGTGTTCTTCCTGTGCCGTGCTGCCGTCCCGCATATGAAACAGAACGGCGGGGCCATTGTGAACACCTCATCCGTCTGGGGCACCTACCCCGGCCCGGCGCACGTAGCCTATTGCACCAGCAAAGGCGCAGTGGCAGCACTGACCAAAAACCTTGGCCGGGATTGCGCACCACTGGGTATCCGGGTGAATGCTGTCTGCCCCCATGAAATCAATACGCCCATGATCCGCTCCGGCTTTGAACGCCGTGGCCTTGATCCGGATAAAGCGGTGGAAGAACTGAACAAAACCGTGCCTCTGGGGCGCATTGCCGAACCCGAAGACATTGCCGATGTCATCGCCTTTCTGGCCTCAGACGAAGCCCGCTACATCGCCGGGGAAACCGTTGAAGTCACCGGTGCCAAACCGGTTTCCGGATAA
- a CDS encoding YybH family protein, translating into MRWKRRGRQTTYTAVSDYFRLSVEAGLRLLFGGEAGGKSQLGRAVCEFKSSYKLRFWSSFKGWGCSLINTEEASMSISMEVMDEIRAADEAFTEAYHKGDAAGLAALYTKDGEFMPPNTDIIKGRSAIEKQFQSFMDMGVKEIKLETTELDGFGNTAFEIGKYILEDTDGMVLDRGKFMVIWKKESDHWKLHRDMINSSMPALH; encoded by the coding sequence GTGCGTTGGAAGCGCAGGGGACGACAAACGACTTATACAGCGGTTTCAGATTACTTCAGGTTAAGTGTGGAGGCGGGGCTGCGATTACTGTTCGGAGGAGAAGCTGGCGGTAAAAGCCAGTTGGGACGCGCTGTGTGTGAGTTTAAATCAAGTTACAAGCTAAGGTTTTGGTCTAGCTTTAAAGGTTGGGGGTGTTCATTAATTAACACTGAGGAGGCAAGTATGAGCATTTCAATGGAAGTAATGGACGAAATCAGAGCCGCAGATGAAGCCTTTACCGAGGCTTATCATAAAGGCGATGCAGCTGGTTTAGCGGCACTTTATACAAAGGACGGTGAATTTATGCCGCCAAATACAGATATTATAAAGGGACGTTCAGCCATCGAAAAACAGTTCCAGAGCTTTATGGATATGGGGGTGAAGGAGATTAAACTGGAAACCACCGAACTGGATGGATTTGGTAATACTGCTTTTGAGATTGGTAAATATATTCTGGAAGATACTGACGGTATGGTTCTGGACCGGGGTAAGTTTATGGTGATCTGGAAAAAAGAATCTGACCACTGGAAGCTGCACCGGGATATGATTAATTCCAGCATGCCTGCACTGCACTAG
- a CDS encoding aspartate aminotransferase family protein, translated as MSTNSPAQTFWNPMVHPGDPRARNGIVITKGDGNYVQNQEGQWLVDGVGGLWNVNVGHNRTEVKDAIKNQLDELEYFQIFDGISHPRVTELSDKIISMLEPEGMARVMYCSGGSDSVETALKLARQYWKAVGQAQRYKFISLKQGYHGVHFGGASVNGNTVFRTNYEPVLPGCIHIDTPWLYRNPWNTEDPQELGELAAKQLEAEIVFQGPDTVAAFIAEPIQGAGGVIVPPANYWPLVREVCDKYGVLLIADEVVTGFGRSGSMFGVRGWGVAADIQCFAKGINSGYVPLGATVINQRIAEGIETCDNFSGAVMHGYTYSGHPVACASALASLKIVEEENLPENAGRQGADLLEKLQAKLLDFPSVGEIRGKGLMVALDLVSDKKTRQPIDPMSGFANQVAAVALQEGVIVRPVGTKIILSPPLTIGTEEVDKIVHALHQGFATVDK; from the coding sequence ATGAGTACAAACAGCCCAGCACAGACATTCTGGAATCCGATGGTGCACCCGGGTGACCCGCGGGCACGCAACGGCATCGTTATTACTAAGGGTGACGGCAACTACGTTCAAAATCAGGAAGGCCAGTGGCTGGTCGACGGTGTCGGCGGCCTGTGGAACGTCAACGTTGGCCACAACCGTACCGAAGTGAAAGACGCAATCAAAAATCAGCTGGATGAACTGGAATATTTCCAGATCTTCGACGGCATCAGCCACCCACGGGTAACCGAGCTGTCGGACAAAATCATCAGCATGCTGGAACCGGAAGGCATGGCCCGGGTTATGTACTGCTCAGGCGGTTCTGATTCGGTTGAAACCGCCCTTAAACTGGCGCGCCAGTACTGGAAAGCAGTGGGTCAGGCCCAGCGCTATAAGTTTATTTCCCTGAAACAGGGCTATCACGGCGTACACTTTGGCGGGGCTTCCGTGAACGGCAACACCGTGTTCCGTACCAACTATGAACCTGTCCTGCCCGGCTGTATCCATATTGATACCCCATGGCTGTACCGCAATCCCTGGAACACTGAAGATCCGCAGGAACTGGGTGAACTGGCCGCGAAACAGCTGGAAGCAGAGATCGTCTTCCAGGGCCCGGATACCGTCGCTGCCTTCATCGCCGAGCCAATCCAGGGCGCAGGCGGTGTGATCGTGCCACCGGCTAACTACTGGCCTCTGGTGCGTGAAGTCTGTGATAAATACGGCGTTCTGCTGATCGCCGATGAAGTGGTTACCGGCTTCGGCCGCTCCGGCAGCATGTTCGGTGTGCGTGGCTGGGGTGTGGCTGCTGATATCCAGTGCTTCGCCAAGGGCATTAACTCCGGTTACGTGCCACTGGGTGCAACGGTTATCAATCAGCGCATTGCCGAAGGCATTGAAACCTGTGACAACTTCAGCGGCGCTGTGATGCACGGTTACACTTACTCCGGTCACCCGGTGGCCTGCGCCTCTGCGTTAGCTTCACTGAAAATTGTTGAAGAAGAGAACCTGCCGGAGAACGCCGGCCGTCAGGGTGCGGATCTGTTAGAAAAACTGCAGGCTAAGCTGCTGGATTTCCCGTCTGTCGGTGAAATCCGCGGTAAAGGTCTGATGGTTGCCTTGGATCTGGTCAGCGATAAGAAGACCCGTCAGCCGATCGATCCGATGAGCGGATTCGCCAATCAGGTAGCGGCAGTGGCGCTGCAGGAAGGTGTGATTGTACGCCCGGTCGGCACCAAGATTATCCTCTCGCCACCGCTGACAATCGGTACAGAAGAAGTCGACAAGATAGTGCATGCCTTGCATCAGGGTTTTGCTACTGTCGATAAATAA